The Fusobacterium sp. genomic sequence TGCATTTGGTGGAAATTTGATGGCAACAATTGTTTGTCCTGATCATAGACCTCAAATGTCTACTGTTAGACCTGGAGTAATGCAAAAAGCTCCAAGAATAGAAGGAAGAGAAGGAGAAATAGAAAACTTATCTGTATCTTTAGATATTTCTAAAATGAAAGTTAAAGTTGTTCAAATAGTTAAAGAAACTGCTAATAAAATAGATATTTCTGAAGCTAAAATACTTGTATCTGGAGGAAGAGGAATCGGTTCAGCTGACAATTTTGTTGCATTAGAAGCTGTAGCTAAAGAAATTGGTGCAACTGTATCTGCTTCAAGAGCAGCAGTTGATGCTGGTTATATTGAACATGACAGACAAGTTGGACAAACTGGAAAAACAGTTAGACCTGATATTTACTTCGCATGTGGAATTTCTGGAGCAATTCAACACGTTGCAGGAATGGAAGAATCTGAATATATAGTAGCTATTAACAAAGATAAAGATGCTCCTATATTTAATGTAGCAGATTTAGGAATTGTTGGAGATGCTAATAAAATAGCTCCATTATTGGCTGAAGAGTTGAAAAAAGTTAAAGATGCTAAATAATAACAGATAAATAGAAATCTGAATATATTTATAGAGAACTGGTCAATAAAAGAGTTGACCAGTTTCTTTATTTATAATATAATAATCTGACAAGGAGACTAATGTAAGACAAGCGCCAGAACTTTTAATAAAAGTTGACGAGGACTGAGATAATCGAAATTTCGGCGGGTTTCTCAGAGGTGGTTACAACCGTTACTAACAAAGCTATAGGGTAACTTATAGAACAAAGAGGTAACTGTAACAAGTCTCCTATGGACATTTTAAATTAAATAGGAGGTTGCATATGTGTGGAATTATCGGATATGTAGGAAATGATGAAAAAGCAGTAGAAGTGATACTTGATGGACTGAGCAAACTTGAATACAGAGGGTATGACTCTGCTGGACTTGCAATTATTGAAAAAGGACATCTTTTTGTAGAGAAAAAGAGTGGGAAATTGAACAATCTTAAAGAATCTCTGAAAGATGCAGGACATTATTCAAATGTAGGAATAGGACATACTAGATGGGCAACTCATGGAGTACCAACAGATGTTAATTCACATCCTCACTGTAGCTATGATAAAAAAGTGGCAGTAGTTCATAATGGGATAATAGAAAACTATGCTATATTGAAAGATGAACTTAT encodes the following:
- a CDS encoding electron transfer flavoprotein subunit alpha/FixB family protein, which gives rise to MNLSDYKGILVFAEQRDGVIQTVGLELIGKAKELAGVLNVPVTAALIGYNVAGLAKNLVEYGADKVVVVDQAKLEVYDTEAYTQVFKAIIDAKKPEIVLFGATTLGRDLAPRVSSRMATGLTADCTKLEISEETKGLEMTRPAFGGNLMATIVCPDHRPQMSTVRPGVMQKAPRIEGREGEIENLSVSLDISKMKVKVVQIVKETANKIDISEAKILVSGGRGIGSADNFVALEAVAKEIGATVSASRAAVDAGYIEHDRQVGQTGKTVRPDIYFACGISGAIQHVAGMEESEYIVAINKDKDAPIFNVADLGIVGDANKIAPLLAEELKKVKDAK